CTACTTGTCCCTCCAGCTGAGCATTTGTTAATTGTACAATAACAATTACTTACTTTGACTTTTCTACTGTTACAACACTTTTACTAAGCTATTCATCGAATGGATAATTGCGTAGTGATTTGCGGACAGTGCTTGTAGCTTGTCGGCAACTCACCAGCAACTGATGACCATCTTAAGTACTATCAAAATGCCCTCCAATATCAGTAATCTTCTTTCACCAATAATTGCATATATTGCCAAAATCTAGTTCAATTTGTAAAATTACTGCAAATTTCATAGCTTGGCATTCTCATGTCTCAGGCGACAACTGTCCCTTCTGTCTGATGTAAAAGCCCCACTTTTAGGATTTATGGCTCTGTTGTTTTATGACGATGGCCTTATCAATAAGCCAGCAAAATCTATGGGACCCAAATATTCGATGCATCTgacctgcatttttttttttcccatcatTGGCTTTGCAATAGTATTATCATTATGGCTGTTACAAGAGTAGCTAGACTATGTATTATACCCGCAGAAGAATTACATTCCAGTTGTATTTTAGAAAATGGCTGCTGTAGCAGCAATTGCCCCTAACCTTTGGCGTTTATCACCAGCCAAAATCAAGTGCGATAGCACCCCTTGCGTCAGTCCAAGAACAGAATCAGCACTGAAACGGGAAAACCATCATCTCTTATCCAGATTTTGTACCCATCTTTCTATTCAGAAACATGGCAGTTTTCACTCTCACTTCTCACTCAAAGCTGCTTCATCTTCTTCAGGTAAACTAATTATTCGTGGGCACTACTTAGATTCTTTCTTGAATACAGCTTTTGTTTTCTTACCGTAATACTTCATCTCCTTTCTTGATCTTTCCGCTTCTTTCCAAGAATTCTGTCTGGATAAGAATTGAGAAATGCAACTCGAATTTATTCTTGATTGACGAAATCAAAAGCTGCTAAAAAGAACTGAAAACAGGAAGTAGGTAAGTAGAAAAGTAAAGTGGTCTATCTGGGAGTCAAGTCTTGGATTAGCTATAGATTGTGAGGTATGTAAAACCGCCAGTAGAATGGGTAGGTGACTAGCAAAACTGAGACTCGAGAAGATAAGAATGGATTATTGTCTGTGCTGCCAAAGCGTGCGGGACGATGGTAGCTTGGTTGAAGCACAGCATGTGCTTTCAAACAGCCAGTGCACAACAGACTAAAAGAAGAATGTCATAGGcaatcaccaaaaattggagGAAAGAATACATTTTGGTGTTTTGAGGAAAGAAAGGAGAAGTGACCTGGCATTTTGAAGTCTTAAAATGTGTCTCTACTAACAATGCATAATTTACCGAGAGACTGCcagaatttttgtttcttttggacCTTTTTTTAGTAGAAGGGAAAGGGGTGGGGCGGTGGGGGAACACCTCGCATACTTCTTTCCAATTTCTGTCAGTGACTTTTTAGTCTAAATTCATCACTGTTTTGTGAAATCACAGGAAAAGATATCTTATTTTCCTGTTTTTTCACACTTTGCAAACCCTGAATGTTTTATATGATTCCTGATGATTTATAGCTGGTTGAAAATACCATGTTGATGATATAACATTCATAGAAGATCTTAGTTTACTTACATTAGACATCCTTTAGGAGAGAATGCAGCAGCAAGTTTGCTTACTGCAGAAGATGGGCTATAAATCAAATACAAACGATGAAAATAGGTCATAGCATCATAATGTATCATCCTGCCTGAAATCTGACACTTTTACCATTGAGTTATGCTTTAGTTGAGAGTACAGAGTATACAGAGGAGCCTGCAACAAAAGTAAAGTTCCAAACGTCATTAAGCATTCCAGGCTGCTCCACCTCAATGCCATTAACTGGAACTGGTCAGTTTCTCAAACATCCTTTTAGTGCAAATTAAGGAGCTTGCTGCATGAACTTTGAAATGATTCCATTCAATTTGGGATTGTAGCTGCTGATTGAACAAATTATCTTCtgcaaatattaaatttattgCAATAATGTCAAGATACAGGGAGAAAGTTTTTGCAGTCATTGGTGTCAAGGTGTATGCTGCTGGCCTATATGTGAATCAGTCAATTTTCACTAGGCTAGAGGCCTGGAAAGGGCAGTCTGCTGCAGATCTGCAACAGGATTCAGAATTCTTTGACACAATTTTTCAGGGTAATATTGACTAAAACTGTTTGCATTTATCAAATCTGATTGAACAAGGAAAGAGGGGAGAGGGAGAAGTAAATTAAGAAGCTTATATTGATTGGAAACTGCAGCTCCTTTGGAAAAATCTCTGCAAATTGTTCTGGTGAGAGATGTGGATGGTAAAACATTTTGGGATGCCTTAGATGAAGCCATCTCTCCAAGAATTAAATCGCCTACTCCAGTTGATACCTCTGCTCTTTCTACATTTAGTACTCTGTTTCAAGGGAGGCCTCTTAATAAGGGTACCATTATCTTGTTGACTTGGCTGGACTCTACCAAAATGCTTGTAAGTTGTATGTAGTAAAATTCAATTTTCCTGCATTTCTTTATATGCTGATGGCTTTTTGCTAAAGATGTGTTTCCTCTTTTCTCCTTAGTCTTAAGCTTCTGCTGTGCTATTTTCTTTCTTGTAAACACATCAGCTTGACTCTCTTAAAAAATCTGTAGGTTTCTGTATCAAGTGATGGGTTGCCATCTGGTGTTGACGCAACTATTGAGTCAACAAATGTGATATCAGCTCTTTTTGATGTATTTCTGGGAAGTGATTCAGTTTCTCCTACTCTTTAAGGCTTCAGTGACCAGTGGATTGACGGCATTGCTGAATGGCTGAagtaaagaaaacaagagagatttTCTGCTCAGTTGTTTTCATTCCTGACACTCAATGCTCATCATAGCTTTCTACATGAATGAACTGCTCTAAATCTTGTTTTGTACACTATGAACACTTTGGAAAGAGCATTGCTCCACTAATCTAATAACCAGAAATAAGAACCCTCCATCCTTTGGAAAGTTAGGCAATTGGCATTTCTTGCAAATCTGGTACGAATTGGTATGACTTTACTTGCTCTAGCATCTTGACAATTTCTGACATGGTAGGTCTCTTGGATGGCTCTGGTTCGAGGCACATCATTGCAATACTGAATACCTGGTTGACCTCTTCAACATGATAATCTTCTAACCTTCTGTCAATTACATATCCCTCCCTCTTCTCTTCAACAACTGCCTTTACCTGTAAAAGTGTGATATTGATATCAGTTATAAGGTAAATTTTCTCCAAACTCACAATTACTGGTATCTCAAACTTCAGAAGAGAGTCTATGATGAGAGACAGAGACAGGTTTATCATGTTTGTTTACCCGCTTGAATTCACTTAACAAATCATAAAACACAGAACAGTTAAAAGTCATACTACtgagatcagtataccaaacataACAGGTATATGCAATCTTAGTTTTCATAGAAGATTCCACTCTTGGTCGCATATGAGCATGTTAGTATCCGAATCACAAAGTGGGTGTTGGACCATCCTTTAAAAGTACCAGATGTTTTGTGATTACTTGTGATAtggttcaattcaaggatatgttCATGCACTGCAGCCTGTCAACTGAAGGTTCCCTTGTATGTAGTCGATAAGGGTCCTTCAGATTATCCTGTAAAAATAATATGCTAAAGGATTGGTGTTTAACATTTGATTCAAACTTTACCCAGGTTACGAGCTTCGTTCCCTCCTCGATGAATGTTTCATCATTTGGCTTTTTCCCTGTAAGAAGTTCCAGTAGAACTACACCGAAGCTATAGACATCTCCCTTTATGGTTGCTCTTCCTGTGTCAAAATATTCTGCAAAAGAGCATAAACTAGTAGTATAATTTTTTAAGTAGcacaaaatgcagaaaaatttctGCTCTAACGTACGAGCAAGGAAAAATTAAAGCCAAATCTAGCATACCAGGAGCCAGATATCCAAATGTTCCAGCAACTAGTGTTGAAACATGAGTCTTATCAGGTTCCATCAATTTGGCTAATCCAAAATCAGATACTCGAGCCTCCAAATTCTGATCCAGCAATATATTGCTCGTTTTGATATCTCTATGTATAATGTGCGGTATACAATCATGATGAAGGTATGCCAGCCCTCTTGCAGCTCCTACTGCTATTTTGTACCTTGAAGTCCAGTCCAGAACCCTCTCGTTCGAAGATTTTCCTGCTCATTGAGTCATGATCTATAAGGCTAAATCAAGGACATTCAGAACTAACATTCAAGGACAAATTCATGCACAGTTGATTATTCTCAAGTTGTTTTGTTTTGCAGCAGTTGATTAAGCTGAAAATGGATGCAAATTTATACCATATAGCAGTCCATCCAGACTTCCATTAGGCATGAGCTCGTAGATGAGAAGATTATAGTTGGGAGCAGTATAATATCCGTGAAGAGTAACTATATTCCGATGCTTAATGTCCGCCATTGCCTCTAATTCTCTCTCGAAGCCTCGATCTTGTTCTGCACTTATCCTGTTGAGTCTTTTTACTGCAAAAGATACAGAATCATTTATGGACAGTTTGTAAACTGTCCCATAACCTCCTGATCCAATAATGTCCTTGTTGCTCAATTTCATGGTCTTGTTCAAGAACATATTAGTCTTTAGAGCTTTCATCTTCGGTGAACTGAACAAGACAAGTTTCCCACCTGCGTGCTCAGACATTAAAAGATGACCTTAGTACAAATTCAGGAGAACTAACCAGCAAAAAATAGTGCACTGGAATTAATATCTTACCTGAAAAACTGTCTTGAACAAgcatttgttttctcttccagcGACGGTAGCAAAGAGTTGCTATAATTAGCTTTGAAGCAACAAAAGCGAGTACACATATTGTGATATACAATGCTAAGAAGTTGGCATTTGCCATTTAGCTAGTCCTTTTGGGCTTGTTCTTGATCAATGATAAATAATCAAGAGAAAAGAGTTCTAAAGAATCTTGCTGACGCTGGGTAAAAATCTCTTAGTAAGGGCTATAAGAAATAATCTGGAAGAATACCGTATCATCCAAAGACTGGTTTCGACCTGGTCATATTCACATCTGAATTGTCACTATTGCACTGAAACAGGGAACACTGGAGCTTGCTTGATTAGTTGAACTTTGACGAAAGAATTATAGATGTTTCAAGTGAAGTGATACTGTTGAGATTAGTAGTTTGACAATTCTAGATCAGAACAGTTTAGCAGAGTGAAGGGGACCAACACTGGTACACTTTTTTTGACATTTGAATCGCTTTTTCTTGGAATTTATGCGCACACGAGATGCCTGATTAATCAATCTGGTGATTGGGATTCAGAAATGAAAATTTGGGTAGTGATTTGCTGAGGACTTATTGGAAGAGCCATGAACCACGACAGCTCATTTGGACTCAATAATTCATGGATTTTCACGTACGACTTGGTAACATTTCCCATGATGCTGGATCTAAGTAACTAAATGCCAACCGACATCCAAAATTGTGGGCTTGAAAGTGGTCGGTTTGCTTTTCGAGGAATATTACTATTAAAAACTCAACCCTGACGGGAATTGtctgataaatgcaaccaaaacCAATTAAACCTGGTACAAGAGTGATAATATACTAACTACAGAAAGTTGAAGAAACGATCAAATAAATGAATCATGTGAACACTAACTGTCTTTACTGCATCCATGGATTGTGCACCAGCTGCCTGCTGCCCAGCCGGCCATCCCATTTCCGTGGAAGTTGAGAATTTATCAATCTTTTGTACTTTTACCTTTTCTGGAAACATGCAGCTCCTGATGTGAAAGCAACCAGCCAATTTTCTTGGctttcctccacaaaagtctcTTAAGCTCTACCAACCAAAGCAAGAATCATgtgaattaaaagaaaaaaaaaaaagaagatccATACTCATCTGTAATGTGACATAGACATACTCCAAGAATATGGTCATGCACTGCAGTTATTCAATTTCTGGGCTTTCCTCCAAAAAAGTCCATCAAGCTAACCAACCAAAGCAATAATCatgtcaaatatatatatataagagaaATAGATATTCATCTGTAGTGTTATAGACTCCAAGAGTTTATAGTCAGTCGTGCACCGTGACAACTCACAACAATTCCTTTTTTCCTGTGtcaaattttcttcttcaatgGAATAGATAGAAGAGTTTTTTGTTTGCTTTTTATAAAGTAGGAAAGGGGTAAAATTTAAGAAGCGTGGAACAGAAACGTAAGGGGTATTGATTTCAATATCTTAATTCCTAGAGTTTTAACCTAAATACTGATGATGTTAATTCCAAAGGGGACACCAATTACGAGAAGAAGAAACACATCTACCGCAACCGGAAGGCCACGGATGTCTATCCAAAGTAGAGATAATTATTAAAGAAATCTGATTGTAGCACTTCTAAgaaaacttcaagttttcaatCAGCTTTTAAATGAAGAGGATTCCAGTTACTCAGAATTTCTAGCTTAAAGAAGATATTCTCATAATTAATGATATGGAAGTGAGGCTTTCATGAGAATATATATTACTGCTGACAAGAAGGTTTTCCATCGTTCAAGAAAACTACATGCAATTGATGCCCTCACTTGAATTTGGCCCTTTAATTTTCTTAACGTATTCAGTAGATAAAAACATACAACTGGAAGACAGACGTTTACTTCCAGTGGATCTTACCTTCCTGCAGTATGACTAATTTGCCTCTTTCATTGTTTCAGTCATTAATTGTTAAAATTGTACACTAATTACTGATGAACGCGTGAACGGATTTTGCAAATGCACATTACAAGGGGAAGTGAAGATGATCGTACTTTTAAAGTCATACAAGTAAAGATGATCGTGACAGGTTAGCAGAACCAAATGTGTATACCATGGGTGGAACCTTCAACCTCAATCAGGTGTGTCTCCGCATGGCGATTCTCTTGCCAAACTTTTCTAAAACTATCGCAACTCTTCAACATCCAATCACCTCTTTTATGGTCATTAAAAACCCATACATATCTCCAAATATTGTCCGTCGTGTATAGTATAGACGAGACATTTTCCCTGGCATCGACCCAATCTGGGAGACCAAAGGGCCACATACCTAGAATGGAATATCCCGTTCACAGTTAGTGTAATGGTCCGATAACCAAAGAGCCAAAGCCCTTGAACCCCCGCCAAGCAGAGGCAACAATTCAAGGGATCCATGCGCAGGGTCATAAGCCACTTGCTTGTGAGATAGTCGATCTTTCCAAAATACGACATTTCCAAGCACAATAGTTGTTGCGCAATCAATTTCCAAAGCAGATAGAGGTTCAATAGTAAGAGAAGCCGCCTTCCATTTACCACTCCAAAAAGAAAATGTTCTACCTCTAGTAGTGTGGTCGATGCCTTAGGCCTTAGGGTCTAACACCCCTAGGTAACGGAGGCAGAGAGACTTGGGGTGAGGCGGAGGTAGAGACTTGGGGTCGAGCTCGAGTAATACTATATTTGAGCTCAGCTCGAACAGTGCTGGCATCCTACTTGACTAGAGTTTGAGCTCGATCAAGTTGGGAAATAGAGAATTGAACTCGACTcgaaaaaaatgttaaaaaacTTTTTAACATTTAATTGAGAGGGTTATGTTTAAAAAACCCTAACCCTCTCAATTATAAATCGCCCTCTCAACTCATATTTTTACTCACTCTACATCCTTTTCCGTAAGGCTGTAAACGAGTCGAGTCAAGTCGAACTTTGATCTAATCAAATAGAGTCTTGATTTAGTTTTATCAAGCTCAAACTCGATGAGTTGCCAATttaaagctcgagctcgactcgaattcgagttgagttcaaacttgagctcgtgttcgagctcgaaaaaattttaaaaaaatttatttttaaaaaataaataaaataatattttttgcttaataaataataaaatatcggaaatatatatgtaattttactattaaaataaaaaatatatatactcgaaCTCGCTAACTTAATatttttgaactcgagttcgatttAACCAACTTAAACTCGAACTCGATGTCGATATTGATCGAACTTGAATTGAGCTTTGATTTGAGTCACTCACGAGCGAGtcgattcgtttgcagtccTATTTTCCCGAACCATTGTATCATTTTCTAGACCTTTTTAACCAAATTCAAGGgtaaaatcatgattaatggaaaaatcaaatttaaggTGTACATTGCACAAAATTCTACCATCTTTAcaatttttttcataaatagCCATTCAAGATATCTTTTAAAATAGGACAAAAAACCTCTGCGGCCATTAAACTATTGGCGagatcatgttttggccatcgaactattttttgtcaataattgaCCACTAAACAATTTAATCCGTTAATTCGTGACCATTTCGTCGTTAATTGCTCTTAAGTTCTGAAATTAGCATTACACGTCGTGACCATTTCGTCGTTAATTGCTCTTAAGTTCTGAAATTAGCATTACACGTGACAATGTCCGGGCAATTTTGTCCAGCAATTTACTGACCCTAAAAGTCCAATACGGCTAATTTCAGAAATGTAGAGGAGTTGATGGACCTTCAGCATCTTCCACCGAGTCGCCAGCCAAACCCCAAGTCGCATCCCTCAGCGTTCCTCGCACCGCTGCCAGAGGAACCGCCACCACCCGCCGGAAGGCCACCGTGACGGTCCAAGAAGATGAATCCGAAACTACTTCACACCCTTCCACCAGGACTCGCCGTTCAACCAGAGGACTGCCGGTTGCTGCAGCCGGAGGAGACGTCCCCAAACTCCGCTCCCGCCTAAGCAAATGAAAGATACGCTTGCCTGCTTGCTTCGAAGAAAAGTTGATATCTAATGCTTTCAAGCTGCAAAAGGTGAAGCATCGAAGCAAAGCAAACCAAACTGCCCCAAAATTCCCTAAAAAAGATTCTTGCCACTTATAACTAATCTGATGTACATGagatatttgatatattgtttgggaGGGTGTCctgaaatattggagatttaatTTTGAGAAGGGAGCCCAAGCTCAAGAGTTCAAGACTCCGACTTTCTCTATTTCTCTCCCATACGGCACTAGCTGTTGCCTGGAACTAGAAGATATGGGCACTTTGAGTACCAGTCCTCTGCTTCTAAAAGACCCAAGGCCTTCTTCACTCTACAGAGAACACCGAAGCTCTGTTCTTGTGTAcacaacaagaagaagaaaatccaAGAAAAGCCAATCCTTGAACCCTGTAAGTCTTACCACTATCACGTTCTGAATTAAAATTCTTAACTTTATAAACAAAGATCAAAAAGGGGCtctctttctgttttttttttatgtattttaattATGGTGAGTTTTGGATCAGGTTGCCAGGTTATTTGGACCTGCTATTTTTGAAGCATAGAAGTTGCAGGTTGTTTTCTTAGGAGTTGACGAGGAGAAGCACCCAGGACAGCTACCTAGAGCCTATACATTTACGCATAGTGATGTAACCTCAAAGCTCACCGGACAAAATTGCCCCCAACATTGCCACGTGTAATGCTAATTTCAAAACTTAAGAGCAATTAACGACGAAATGGTCACGGGTAACGGATTAAATTGTTTAGTGGCCAATTATTGATAAAAAATAGTTCGATGACCAAAATATGATCTTACCAATAGTTTAATGGCTGCTGAGTTTTTTAtcctttaaaataaattttaaaaccaATACTCCCACAAAAACCATCAAAAAAACaccctttttaaaaaattttttaaaataatactcCCAAAACCCCTAACTCGTATGCCCATTTTTGTTCCTTATTTTTAGGAACATTTAACGATTTAGTAACTATTTATTAGTAATCACATTCATTGCTTTTTTGACTTAATTTGCATCAACTAGAAACCTTACGTCTAAAACATTTCCTTCAACCACAAATTCATACCCTTTAAGTGGGCTATAAATAATACTAGTCATCAACAGTTCAAGCCCATAATCATCACTGactaaataaaaaagaaaagaatctcCTCATTTTCCAGATAATAATTGACATCATTAAGTTGGTCAGGAAAAGAACACATTGCTCTCAGAATAAAAGGATTTTCATATTCTTTCCCCCGCGaagcttttctttttcataagcAACATTATAGTCAATCCCAAGtgaacaaaaaaatttatattgcATCATTTGGCAATGTACCAATGCTCCGTTCAAAGCCATATCTCAGCCTgttacaaaatttaatttcatcCGCTCCTTAATGACAATACTACACTCATTTTAATCAGCTAAAAGGAAACCAAGACTGATACTTTTCATCGGCATTCTAAAAACTGTTGTaaacaattttggaaaaaaggcCCTCAGGATTTACAATCACTGCATACTCGCAcaaacacatatatatacaagacCACAATCCTTCCAAACTTCTGCAGCGCATTTTCAGCATCACCTTCTATAATCAGCTGGAAGGAAGAAAATGCTCAATGCTAGTCATATTCCACAGTAGATGGCTGCAACTTTTTTGACTAGTTTTGCTCTTAAAAAGTTTGGTCGAAAGTTTGATAAACATAAGGTTACATTTCAACGGATGACTGGCCTAATGAATTCTTTGAATCCTGCAGTTTAAagatttctaccatcataaagAGTCAACAGCAAAAGTAGCAATTTCAAATCAATTGTGATTCACGTTTAGTAAAAGATGTCTCGCCTTCCCAATCGAGAGAGCTCCGGTTCTTCAAGCAGCATATCCTGTAGAGGTCTTACTGTCCTGTCCCTTGAACTAAAACACAGAAAGGAAATGATTCATTCAGACAATCTCGTAGCAGAAATTAAAGCTTTTTTCCGCCAAGGAttacaaaagcaaataatacaGAAGAATCAGGCTTTACAACCATTTCACTTTTATGTGCATCATTGTATTGCATCCACAAGTTAAATAAACAGATCAAAGAGTAACAAGTATATAACCAATGACCAAAACCTGACACTTCAGTATTTAACTGAATTGTTCCTCATCCAATATCATGAAAATATGCATCAACTTCTAGTCTAAACAGCAAATGATGTTCCCTTATATCTATTTGTTAAAGCTCATGCTACACCCATGACAACCAGCAATTTCAACATAGCTACACAGTGTTCATTTGGTAAAGGAACTCGTCCAGCAACTTTAAAGGTCAACCCCAAGAAGAGTCTAACCATCATCACAAGCTTTTGTGTCCACATGAAAACTTTTCTCCAGACTCGTAGATATACaaatattttcaagaaaaaggaaattaacATGAAATTATCATTGTCTGAGTTACAAAAACACAATGACTCACTTTCTCAATTCAACCTTGTTTATAAAGGTCCAAATTGAAGATGAAACCATGCAACGTAGAGCTCTGCACACCCACCCACCTTCCCCCAGCCAAACACGTCCTTTCTTTTATACTTTGAAGATGAGTTGGACTAATATCCAGGAAAAATTCCATTCTACATAAACTTATGTACTGGTGGACTAAATGATAAACTATCTGTTTACAAGGAACAAAATGATGGCCAATACAGAGCATACCTATACATGAGATCAAGAGACAGCAGCCTGTGATGAATAGCATAGTCACTACCAATGTAAGTTATAACCAGATTACCAGCATCTGGGTGAGGCCAACTCCTTGATGTAGGAAAACGCAGTACAAAAGTCCCTGGCTCTTGAAAGCCTCCTGGACCTTGAAGAGAGGACTCTGCTTCTTCCTTTGTAATGAACCCTTCTATCCATTTGGGTGACGCAGAACTCCATAGTGCATTTATCCAGACTTGAGACAATGATAAAGCTACTGGGTACAGCCAAAACCACATTTTCTCAAAATGATCCTGTGACACTAACTCCTGACAACCAGAAATTCTCCTAAGAAGTTCCAAATCCTGGGACACAAAAAGGTCAAAATTTTCAGGAGTAATATTTAGAAATTCTccaatgtgtgtgtgtgtgtgtgagagagagagagagagagagagagagagagaaacctGGTGTGTTAAAGATCTGGTACCACAGGGCACTATCTTCATAAAATGCTCTTTAACCCCAGAAAGCAAATTCTCCCAAAGAACATGGTCGTTTTTCTGAGATATTAAATTCCATGCTTCAATTCCTTCCTCTATCAATCTTTTTGCAATCATTATCTGATGTCTGGGAAAAACATAAAGTGTTCAATGTAAACTAGaggcaaaaaaaattaatatctaTGATGCTTAGTCCTAGACAAAGTTGCTGAAACCCAAAACTAAAAGCAGAACAATCAATTCAAAAAGTTCCCAACAGATTCCTAGTGACTCAAATTAAATTTGACCTTGTTAGTAGAAGAAGTACAGTAGCTACTTTCATGGCATGACAACTCACATTTCTGGTTCGTTTGTGGCACCCCAGAAGTTAAAGTAGGAGCAATCAATGTAATCAGAAGTTAAGTAAATCAATCAAGAAAAACATTTCATAACCCACAAACTCCAACTTCTTCTATAACCACAAGCAAATAGACATAAGC
The DNA window shown above is from Coffea arabica cultivar ET-39 chromosome 5e, Coffea Arabica ET-39 HiFi, whole genome shotgun sequence and carries:
- the LOC113688549 gene encoding fatty-acid-binding protein 3, chloroplastic is translated as MAAVAAIAPNLWRLSPAKIKCDSTPCVSPRTESALKRENHHLLSRFCTHLSIQKHGSFHSHFSLKAASSSSVESTEYTEEPATKVKFQTSLSIPGCSTSMPLTGTGQYREKVFAVIGVKVYAAGLYVNQSIFTRLEAWKGQSAADLQQDSEFFDTIFQAPLEKSLQIVLVRDVDGKTFWDALDEAISPRIKSPTPVDTSALSTFSTLFQGRPLNKGTIILLTWLDSTKMLVSVSSDGLPSGVDATIESTNVISALFDVFLGSDSVSPTL
- the LOC113688548 gene encoding receptor-like serine/threonine-protein kinase At1g78530 gives rise to the protein MANANFLALYITICVLAFVASKLIIATLCYRRWKRKQMLVQDSFSGGKLVLFSSPKMKALKTNMFLNKTMKLSNKDIIGSGGYGTVYKLSINDSVSFAVKRLNRISAEQDRGFERELEAMADIKHRNIVTLHGYYTAPNYNLLIYELMPNGSLDGLLYGKSSNERVLDWTSRYKIAVGAARGLAYLHHDCIPHIIHRDIKTSNILLDQNLEARVSDFGLAKLMEPDKTHVSTLVAGTFGYLAPEYFDTGRATIKGDVYSFGVVLLELLTGKKPNDETFIEEGTKLVTWVKAVVEEKREGYVIDRRLEDYHVEEVNQVFSIAMMCLEPEPSKRPTMSEIVKMLEQVKSYQFVPDLQEMPIA